The sequence below is a genomic window from Lolium perenne isolate Kyuss_39 chromosome 7, Kyuss_2.0, whole genome shotgun sequence.
ATGATTTGTGTTTTTTAAATGTGATGAAGTGTTTGCATCCAGATGTTGGTAATGATGGAAGTGATGTGTTGCCAGTGGTACTAGCTCTATTCTCATGCGTAGTCTAACTTGGAAGTGCGATCAGCACCTCGCACCCTTACCTTTGAAGTGATTGAACCACTAGCCATCTAGCTGCGTTATAACGGGCAATTTGGAAGAAGCCAGAGAAGATGCAGACCCCGGCGAAAAAGCGGAAGAGGTTGtgcttcaaacttgagataattacaAAAAACCACCACATATCAGGCAGTTGTTTTAGAAAACCaccatttaaaaaaaaaaacatcaCTTGATTCACGTCCAATACTAATCTAATGATGAAACAATACTGATCTAATGATGAAACCGACATGTGGATCCATATATAGGCTGACGTGGCAACAACAAAATGGTCAAATGAGACATGTTGAACAAGTTCTGATTGTGGGTTTTTTTGTAAAATTTTAGGACACGTACCTGCTCTTTCTCTGAAGGAAAGAAAttaatttttcttttattttctcccGCTCCTTCTCCACGGTGACAAGCACGCCGGCGTGCCGCCCCCGGTCTCGCTAGCCGAGAAGCTCTCTCCCAAATGGTGCGCCGCCCCAATCACCGGTGTTCACAACGAGCTACCCCGCCCCGCTCCCCGTTGCTTCACCACACCAGAACGCTGCCCCCGCTCCCGCCGGAGAGGCCTCGCCCAGTCGGTGCACCTTCCCATCTCGGCAGTGTCGACGAGCTACGCTGCACGAGCAAGCTCGGCCAGGGCAGTGCGGACGAGAACCGCCAGGGGGCGGGACGGTCCGCTCATCACCACATTGTCGCCGCAACTCGCACCAGCGCCGCCGCTACCACACACCAGCGTCGCCGCCAGCCCCTTCCGCTTCCCTCCACCACCCGGCTGGGTCGACATGTCTTCCCGAGCGGAACCTGCGTGGGGAGAAGGTATTGGTCATTTCTATGTTCGAGAACGCGATCGGCATTCAGAGCGCACCGCCATCGGCATCACACTCGTCCTCGTCGCTGCAATCCTCTCTGAGACACACAACCATGTCCATTAGCTTCGCCTTGACCTGTAGATCCCCTCTGCCAAAGGAATCGACTAGGGAGACTTCATGATGTTGCCGCGGTATTCATCTTCCTCCGCTCCGGGAGGTCGTCGACTCGTCATTGGGTCATCGATCTACTCCGCAGTAGCCCCTGGAGGCCCGCCCCTGGCCGGAGCTCCCCCAGCAGCGCCATGGCTGAGCTCGCCCTTGCCGCCCCTCGAGGAGCTCGCACGCGGCTGCCCCTGGCCGGAGCTTCTCAGCCGCGCCATGGCCAAGCTCGCACGCGGCCGCCCCTGGCCGTCCACCTCTTCCACGCGGCCGCGATAAGTTGCAAAAAAAGCCCAAAGGAGACTGCAGGTCGGTCACCCCTTGGCCGGGAGGGCACTGCTCCACCGACGCCGCCGCCACGCCTCCGGCGAGAAATTACAGCCCCCTTCATCCTGGAACCGCTCATCCCCCGCCGCCCCATCGAGCTCCAGAAACGTTCCTCGGTGCCCTCCGGGAAGCCGCGTCGACCCCCCTGCCTCCGCACTGCTCCACCGATATGGCCGCCGGTCTGCGGCCCTGctacatcgactccaccgccgacCTGATGTTTCTGCTCACCGCACGCCCCTACAACATGATGTTTCTGCTCACCGCACGCCCCTACATACTGCCTGACAATCCTAGTCGCCAAAGATACGTCAAACTGTGCAACATGGACTGTTCTGGACATCCACATGAATGATGAATCGGATGATGAGACATTTGACAAATCTTGTCAGCTTAGCGCCAAGCTCATCAGCAAAGAGCTGGAAACACCCGATGCTAACATGCTAGAGCTGATCAGCCAAATGTGGGTGGAGTTGCTGTGCTACACGGCCTATTGGTGCAAACCCGATTCCTATGCAAGACAGCAGGCACTGAGCAAAGGCGGCGAATTGTTGCCTTTTTGTTGGAGTTACTGAAAATGCGGTATTTTTAAGCATTTAATACACTGATAGATACCAGGTACAGAAGACGTGTAATAATGTGGCGTGGTCGTCTTTGGATATACACCCATGTGCCATGCATGTATATTGTAAAGGAATTTCTAAGTTTCAGCTAGCTGAGACGTAGCTTATGTCTCAGTCACGTGCTCCATCGTTCGATTTTATTTCTGCTTGAAGATTCGTGTTTGCTGTTGTTTATACTTTGTTTAGCCCCGCATCATGTTATTCGCTATGTCTCAGACGAACTGAAACTTAGACACACCCATATTGTAAGGTAAGGGGGCTCCAGGTGCATTGTCTCTTCCCTAAGACTTTTAGAGGCCACTACTCCGATGAATGATCTTATGTGTCGTATCTCAGGGATGTTTTATTTAATTGGTCCGGATATCATATTTATTTCATTTCATTGGTTTAGAGATCCAATTTGTATTTCATTTGATTGGTTCGGAGATTATACTTGCAATTCAACATTGTGGTTTAGTTAATAGTGCAATGTTGTTTCATTTCGTTTCATTGGTTCAGAGATCATGTTTGAATTCAACCTGTCAACCTAAGCACTGTTAGTTAAGACGTTtataattttattatttttgggGTGTTTTGTTGTGATGTTGATGATTGTTTTGTACAGATTATTAATAGATCATTGGACCTATTCGTTAAGAAAAAAAGATTGTAGAGAGACGTACTGTAAAGAGGTCTTCGGTATGGGGCAAGAGAAATTGCAAAAGTGGCGCATAAGATCCACGGATCCTGTTAATAGGTGGCTAACCTATATATGTGTTGGTACTGTCTATTTTAGATTTTAGAAGGTTTTGATCTCTATGTGATCTGTGCCACTTCCCCTAAAAGCTCTGCTGGGATCTCTGCATGTGTGTCACTGCAGAAAAAAAAAACCTGGTAGTTCATCTTGACCTGATGGTTTAGTCTTTAGGCTTAATCCTTTTACTTTAGGCTTTGTTTAAGCTCTGTTTGTTTTTTTGGTTGCTGTAGCTTCATTCACAGGTAAAGTGGGTTTGTCCCTTCACTTGAGATACGCGGGGTTCCTTCCATTAAATAAAAACAGTGCATTTTGTTATTATTTTAGTGACCTTGGCACTGGAGTCGTTATTCTCTGCTCTTACTTTTGCTCATGTGgcacttcttcttttcttttacttttgcTCATGTGGAACGCGGGAATGCAATTCAAAATGGAGATGAGTTCGGTATACTTTATGCAAGACAAGAAGGCTAGCTCAGGTTCTGTTATATTCCTCGATCTTCCACGCAAAGTGGATTAGTACACGTGTGTGCTATACAGCATATCATGTGGCGGCGTCGCCTATAATACGTATCAGGTTTCAGCTAGCCGGCCATCAAAGCAACTGATGGATCTGTTTTCCTCATCCACCTCATCGGTTTAGCTTGTACGTCTTCTCTGCTAGCCGATCAAGCCGGTGGATCATCTCATCGATCCAGATCACTTCTCCAGCTAATTAAGCCATGTAAGTGATACTAGTCTTCCTGCCTTGTACTAGATGCAGTAGTGTTCACGTGTATATTTCTATCCCTGGCGGCGAAATATGTAAATGTATTCATAGATGCTTGAGATGGGCTTTTCTAAGCAAGGGTACACCTGCACCCTCACTTATTTTTGACATTTCTGGTGtaccaaaaaattcaaaaaaaaatctataTCTACATGTTGCAGTACAAAAGTTATGTTGATCTGTGAAGTTTGAGGTCGATAAGTTATGTGACTATTTCCTttgagagaaaaaaaaagttaaaatttgatgaattttatattcgCATGTAGTTGCTATCATTTGTTATTTTTATATAGGCCACATACCGTAAGTTTTCTCTACGAATATTTTTTTTGAAGCTTTCACCGGGGGGGAGAGGATCCCCACCTGAATATATTGCATCAAGAACTGTTTTGGAGGTTACAGAGGGAGAGGTAGTCACGCCACAGGTCGGCGTGTACTCTCAATTCCGCTTTCTTGTATTTCTCTACGAATATTTTTTGTATGGCATGCTTTTCTTGTACGGCACTCGTGATTTCGTTTGTAATATTTTTGTTGTGATTTAGAATCAAAACGAAAACCAGAAGGTAGTGAGAGTCTCTGGGTGTCATGATGATGCACTCAAAACGTACTTTTCCTACTTTCAAACCTTGGATTAAATGTATTTGTTGAACTATACAGTATTAGCTTTCTTTGCGTCAAGGTTTGCATGTCCAGTTAAAGCAGTCGTTGTTACCCATTTGCAGTTGAGAAACTATGGCAGCAGGACTGCTAGAGCCGCTAGTGGTGTTCTGGAAAGAGTGGGGAGTCCTAGCGTTGGTGATGTTGAGTTTCACACTGCAAGTGATCCTCCTCATCACCGCCGAGATCCGCCGGCGCAAGGACTCCGGCGCACTAAAGGTGGTCGTCTGGTTGGCATACCTGCTTGCCGACACGACGGCAGTATACACTCTAGGCCACATGTCCATTACCAGCCCAGCGTCGCAGGATCAGCAATTGATGGCGTTCTGGGCACCATTCTTGCTGCTGCACCTCGGCGGGCAGGACAACATCACCGCCTACTCCATCGAGGACAACCGGCTGTGGCTGCGCCACCTGCAGAGCTTCGTCATCCAGGTCATCGCCGCTGGCTACGTGCTCTACCAGTCCTCTATCGTGGCTCGCCGGACCTTGTTCCGTCCGGCTGCCATTCTCATGTTTGTGGTTGGTGTTGTCAAGTACGGGGAGAGAGTGTGTGCGCTCCAGCTTGCCTGCACGAATAACATGTCCCGGAAGAACTACGCGCCTATTACCTGGACTGGTTCTGATGATGATGAAAGTCCCAGTAGCATGGGACCATATCCGGAAACATTTCGAGCTCATGTGCTGCTGGATTTTCCCAAGCAGATGTTGAAGGGGCCTTTGCCTATTCCTCCAGAAATCTTGGAAAGTTGCGAGTGGGAGGAGATGTATGGGGTGGCCGAGATGCAGCTCTCACTCATGCACGACGTCTTCTACAGCAAGGCTGAGCTGATCCACACTTGGTATGGGTACTGCATCCGTGTCTTCTCATTGCTGGCAACTGTCGCCGCACTCCTGCTATTTCGTCGATTAATAAGTGAGGAAGATGGTTACAGAAGAGCAGATGTCACCGCCACCTATGTTCTGCTAGCTGGAGCCGTCGTTCTGGAGATCACATCAGTGCTGAGGGCCATGTTCTCCACCTGGACATATGGCAAGCTCATCAGGAGAAGACGTTATTGTGGTTGTGTTGCTCGTGCATTAGCTCGGCTGGCGTTGATTCCACTTTGGTTTCGGTCTCATGCCGTCGCCATGTATGAGATATGCAGAGAAAGAGCAGGAATAGGGGCTAGTTCAAGGTACTGGTCCGGCACCATGGGGCAACACAACCTTATTTACATGTGCAGCCACTGTAAGGACAGTCGAGGCAGCAAAATGGCAAGATGGGTGGGACGGGAGGACTGGTGGAACATGCTGGTTTACACGTCCTCCGTCCCCGTTTCGCCACACATCAGTGAGCTACTCAAGAAACAAGTGAAGCAAAGTCACAACGTCAACAAAGAGAACCCAGATCATATCCGGAACTCACGGGGCCGAGCGACCCTGAAGAGGAGGAGGCCAGAATTGTACGAGGAGCTGCGCTGGAGCGTGGACAGTGAGTTCGGTGTGAGTATCCTCGTGTGGCACATCGCCACACATATCTACCTCAGCTGGTACGAGAGGAAACACACACGCCGCCTTTCACAAGTGACCCGGGAGCTCTCGAACTACATGATGTTTCTCCTCGCCGAACGCCCCTACATGCTGCCTGACAATGTT
It includes:
- the LOC127312566 gene encoding uncharacterized protein encodes the protein MLSFTLQVILLITAEIRRRKDSGALKVVVWLAYLLADTTAVYTLGHMSITSPASQDQQLMAFWAPFLLLHLGGQDNITAYSIEDNRLWLRHLQSFVIQVIAAGYVLYQSSIVARRTLFRPAAILMFVVGVVKYGERVCALQLACTNNMSRKNYAPITWTGSDDDESPSSMGPYPETFRAHVLLDFPKQMLKGPLPIPPEILESCEWEEMYGVAEMQLSLMHDVFYSKAELIHTWYGYCIRVFSLLATVAALLLFRRLISEEDGYRRADVTATYVLLAGAVVLEITSVLRAMFSTWTYGKLIRRRRYCGCVARALARLALIPLWFRSHAVAMYEICRERAGIGASSRYWSGTMGQHNLIYMCSHCKDSRGSKMARWVGREDWWNMLVYTSSVPVSPHISELLKKQVKQSHNVNKENPDHIRNSRGRATLKRRRPELYEELRWSVDSEFGVSILVWHIATHIYLSWYERKHTRRLSQVTRELSNYMMFLLAERPYMLPDNVGRHDYLGLCYILIHELQCSREDVLYLLQDHGDVVISGQREEAAREFESNTTFDNACRLGVKLISKEVETPDANMVEVISQVWVELLCYASYQCIPESHARQLSNGGEFTTVVALLLEYMEYDILTFESVQDRSEDSMASSDTVQDTCNSVAGSV